The sequence below is a genomic window from Pleurocapsa sp. PCC 7327.
TTGGTCAATGGCTTAGCTTCCATTTTTCACTCGATAAGGTGTGTAGCGGACATGCTACTAAATTCTAGTCTGACATAGATCGTAGGAGTGGAGCTAAATTAATTTTTGTTTTGTTGTGGGGCAAACAGCTTTTTTCCGCGATCGATTAGTGGTTAGTAGATAGATAGTCTGTGCTATTGACTTAGAGCGCGGAAGAATCGTTGCATATTAGTTAATAAACCGGGTTTTTTCGGTTTTGGTGCCTGGGTACTCTCGTTCTCATCGCTGTTGCCCGTTACGGCACCAGCGATGAGTAAATCTAGCCTTTCTCCTGTGGGTTTTTGGGGTTCTTCGGCAATTAGTTGATAGTCTTCCTCTCCTCCTAGCCAGACTTGCCACAAAGACGGATAAGAACGCAGCACGACAGCCCCTTCTAGAGGTCTAAAGTAGTAAGAGGATTCCAAGGTACTGAGGAATCGTTCTCTCAGTTGGCGGGCAGCCAAACCAATTCCGACAACGGAAACGTCTTCTAGTTGAGGAATGAGGAGAACTACGGGGCGATCGCCTGCCAAATTGCAAAGTTTCTCAACCGAGTTGACTTCAATCGCCGAGGGAGAGACGACTAAGAAAGCCGTATCCTCTTCCGATATCTTCATATCTACCGGGATAAAACGACTCCCCAAGTCGCTTACTTGAAAAACGGTCTCTCCCCAATCGCGACGTGCCAAAGCTGCCGCACCCGTATCGGGAAATAAAACCCTCAATCCAGAACCATAGTCTTCCAAAAGGGAAGTAAATTCTAGGGCAAGCGATTGGGCTTGCAGGGCAATTTCTGGGACGACCAATTCTACTTGTATGCGCTCGCAACCGGCTTCTAGAGCAACTTTAGTCGCTTCTTTAGCTTGTTCTACAGCTTCTTCTAAGGTTGATGGAACTTGAGGCATAGTCAGTTATCAATTATCTGTTATCAGTTATCAGTTTATAGCGTTCGATTTCTGGTGTGGCGATCGCTGCATGTTAGTCGCCAAGGAATAACTTCTTAATGTCCAGCCGTTACTAATTGAGGCATTAGTCGATCGAGAACTTGTTTGAGTACCATTGCCGTCCAATCGATCTCGGCTTCGGTGGTTTCTCGTCCCAGAGTCAGGCGAATTCCGCCTAACGCTTCCTCTGGAGTAAAACCCATCGCTAGCAATATAGGGCTGGGAGATAGTTTCCCACTGTGACAAGCCGAACCAGAACTAATTCCGATTCCTGCTAGGTTTAACTGACGTACTAGGGTTTTTCCCGTAATTTTTTCTTTTCTGACTCGCTCGTGAGGATCGCTGACGATAAAGCTAACGTGGTGCGGCAAGCGATACAATCTGTCTCCGGTGGGAATGAGGTAGGGACAGTCGGCTAAGCGATCGAAGAGGCGATCGCGCAATTCAATTAACCGACGGGTTTCTGTTTCCATGTCAGCGGCAGCTAATTCGGCAGCAACGCCAAATGCGGCAATGACGGGAACGGCTTGAGTTCCCGAGCGCAAGCCTCTTTCTTGTCCGCCACCGCCAAGGAGGGGAACTAATTCTCTGCCTTCGCGCACGTATAATGCCCCAGCCCCTTGAACCCCATAGATTTTGTGGCTGGAGAGAGAAAGCATATCGACTGGCAATTTCTGCACGTCGATAGGCACTCGTCCGGCTACTTGAACGGCATCGGTATGAAAGAATACGTTGCGATCGCCTTTGGCGCTGCGCCCAGCGCAATCGCGGGCAATTTGAGCGAGTTCCTCAATCGGTTGTAGCGTGCCTACTTCGCTTTGCCCGTAAATAATTGACACCAAAACTGTATTTGGCTGTATGGCTGCTTTTAAATCGAGAGGATTTACTCTGCCGTAGCGGTTGACGGGCAGTCGAGTCACTTGCCAGCCCCATTTTTCGAGCAAGTTAGCTGGTTGTGCGATCGCCGAATGTTCTGCGCTGGAAATAATTATGTGTTGAGGCGTTTGATAGCGACGCGCTACGCCCATCATGGCGAGATTGTCGGCTTCTGTTCCCCCAGAGGTAAAAACAATGGATTCGGGATTGGGGGCGTTGATGAGATTGGCGACTTGAATTCTAGCGGTTTCAATAATTGTTGCTGCCCTCTCTCCCCAAGCGTGCAAGCTGGAAGGATTTCCCCACTGCTGCGCGAGGACTTCTTGCATCTTGGTAACCACCTCCGAGCGTGGAGGCGTTGTGGCACTATAGTCAAGATAAATTTGCATTTTTTTACACTTTGAGGCGCGTCCCTAGCACGCTAGGCTGACTCTATTTAATAACTTAGCAAACTTGGTTAAATCCCTAGTTAATGTCCTAAATATTGTTGCAGCGATCGCCGCATTACATCGACGGGAACTGGTTGTTGCAACCAAATTTTTAAGGCGGATGCACCTTGCTCGACTAACATCTTTAATCCGTCAATCGCTTTCGCGCCTCGTTCTTTTGCTCGTACTAGAAATTGGGTAGGGTTAGGCGTATAAATGAGATCGTAGGCGATTGCATCGGTTGGCATTTTCTCCATCACCACTGCATCCACTGGAGATTCATTCACTTTTGGATACATTCCTACGGGAGTTGTATTCACTAACAACTTGGTATCCGATACCAGCTCTGCTAATTCCGACCATTCATGAACTTCTATTTCGGTTTTGAGAGCTGAATTCTGCCAACTTTGTTTAAACTTTTCCAATTTAGTGCGATCGCGTCCTACAACGCGAATTTTTGGACATCCTATCTCTGCACATCCGACCACAACAGCTCTCGCTGCACCCCCATTGCCTAAAATAATCGGGGTAACTTGCGTCCAATCGCGATCTAATTCTTTCAAAGGAGCTAAAAACCCTTCTACATCGGTATTTGTGCCGCACCAACCCGCTTCCGTGCGCCAAACGGTATTAACTGCCCCTACCAGTTGCGCCGCCGCAGAGACTTCCGATAGCAGAGGGATAATGGCTTGTTTGTGGGGGATAGTAATGTTAAACCCAACGACACCTATTGCTTCAAAACCCGCGATCGCTTTTTCTAAATCCTTTCCTTTGACTGGAAAAGGAACATAAACATAATTAACCCTCAAATGTGCGATCGCTGCATTGTGCATGACTGGCGACAGTGAATGTTCGACTGGATCGCCAATAACTCCTAATAGTTTGGTTTTACCTGTAATCAGTTGCATTTAAATTAATTTAAGCATCAGGAGATGTTTACAATCTTAGTATTGTCAAACCAACAAAAAACTACAACAAAAATCCACTCATACATCGCCCAGATAACTTTCTTAGCGCTTCTGCGTAAGATTTTATTTATCCTTTTGAATGGCGATCGCATTATCAATCGAACAATCCAGTTAATAAACTGTCACTTCTTATCCTTTCCCCCTCAAGCCGCCATCCATAAAATTGAAATAATTTGGTCAAGCAGAATTTTTTAGGATAAAGAAGCAATGAATAAACATAACATCGTCCAAGACCACAGTTCGGCTTGGGTAATGCAAACCTGGCTATCTTTTATTATTTCCGTAACTGCTACCTCGCTTGGAATTATTTATTTACCCGTCGATGGTTGGACAAAAAGCTTTATGGGAATGGGATTAGCTTTTACGGTTGGCTCTACAATTAGTTTGGCAAAAACTCAAAGAGATTTACATGAAGCAAAAAAAATCACGTCTAGAATCGAGGAAGCCAAAGTCGAAAAACTGTTAGCAGAACACAATAATCTTTAATAAAAATCCTCAATGGAGATAAACCATTGAGGATTTTTTGAATAGCAGAGCTATGTAAATTAGCCTTTTTTATTTTGTTCGATCTGATGGATTGAATTTAATGATTTGCTTGTTTCTTGAGTTTCTTAGCAGCAATTGTGCGATTCTTTTGAGGAAATCCAAGTTGCTTGATCTCTTGGTATTTTCGCTCTTCTTCTAACTCTTTTAGTTTGCTGTAATCGACCCAGTGAATGCAATCCACCGGGCAGGTATCGATAGCTTCTTGGATTGTTTCTTCCAAATCGCCATCTTGATTAAAAACTCGCGATCGCCCGTACTCCGATTCGATGTAGAACGTATTTGGGGCAACGTGAGCGCAGTGTTTGCAGCCGATGCAGGTGATTTCATCGACGTAAACACCTTTTTGCCGCAGTGCGCCCCCTAGTTCCGGCTCGAATCCAGATCGTTCCGGTACCTCTCGAAATATACCCCCTAGCTCCGGCTCAAACCCAGATCGATCGGGGGTTGGGGAAAAGCCAGCCATTAGGCACTCCAGCGTTGGACGACTAAACGAATAGAACCATCTTCATTTTTTTGCTGTTCTGCAATCTGGAATCCTTGCTTAACAGACTCGCTTATTACGGTATGGAAAGCATATCTCTGAGTTACTTTTCTCAAGAAACCTTCCACAGATAAAGGTTGCTGCCAGTATTGCAAATCGGCAACCAACTCATATTCGTTTCCGTTCCAGCTAAAACCGATGTCGTGGTTATTGTCTTGTTCGATTACAATTTCAGCTGTGCGGGTTTGGCCTTGATATCCTCTGACGGTCGTCGGTCCCTCTTTCCAATCAATTCCCAGATCGGTCAGGGCAGCTTTGAGGGAGGTTAGGTTGCGAATTTGGGTTTTGATATTGCTAAAGTGCGACATAATCCTAGACGATTTGATTGAATTGGATTTTAGAAAAGGTAAATTTTAGAAAAAATTACCAGTTGCTAAAACTAGCCTGATTAGTGGCTCTAGCTGACTGGTTGACGGCTTGGGAGTAATATTCGGAAGTGTTCTCCTGGGAAACCACCTGTCCGAGTTGAGTTTCGATCGCCGCAGTCACCTCTTGACAAGAAGACCCAACGATGCCCGTCACAGTTTCTTTCACTCGACCATCGGGATAGATAATGAACTCTAAGGTTTCCATATTCATGTTCGATCCCTTCCTACTCCTCTATTTCTAGCTCTGCTGTTTTTTAGGAGACGACTATATTGCTTTGCTTAGCCCTATACAATAATCTTGAGCAACCGTAGCAATATGAATCAGATTTTAGCAA
It includes:
- a CDS encoding DUF1257 domain-containing protein produces the protein MSHFSNIKTQIRNLTSLKAALTDLGIDWKEGPTTVRGYQGQTRTAEIVIEQDNNHDIGFSWNGNEYELVADLQYWQQPLSVEGFLRKVTQRYAFHTVISESVKQGFQIAEQQKNEDGSIRLVVQRWSA
- a CDS encoding shikimate dehydrogenase — encoded protein: MQLITGKTKLLGVIGDPVEHSLSPVMHNAAIAHLRVNYVYVPFPVKGKDLEKAIAGFEAIGVVGFNITIPHKQAIIPLLSEVSAAAQLVGAVNTVWRTEAGWCGTNTDVEGFLAPLKELDRDWTQVTPIILGNGGAARAVVVGCAEIGCPKIRVVGRDRTKLEKFKQSWQNSALKTEIEVHEWSELAELVSDTKLLVNTTPVGMYPKVNESPVDAVVMEKMPTDAIAYDLIYTPNPTQFLVRAKERGAKAIDGLKMLVEQGASALKIWLQQPVPVDVMRRSLQQYLGH
- a CDS encoding DUF2997 domain-containing protein, which encodes MNMETLEFIIYPDGRVKETVTGIVGSSCQEVTAAIETQLGQVVSQENTSEYYSQAVNQSARATNQASFSNW
- a CDS encoding cysteine desulfurase family protein, which gives rise to MQIYLDYSATTPPRSEVVTKMQEVLAQQWGNPSSLHAWGERAATIIETARIQVANLINAPNPESIVFTSGGTEADNLAMMGVARRYQTPQHIIISSAEHSAIAQPANLLEKWGWQVTRLPVNRYGRVNPLDLKAAIQPNTVLVSIIYGQSEVGTLQPIEELAQIARDCAGRSAKGDRNVFFHTDAVQVAGRVPIDVQKLPVDMLSLSSHKIYGVQGAGALYVREGRELVPLLGGGGQERGLRSGTQAVPVIAAFGVAAELAAADMETETRRLIELRDRLFDRLADCPYLIPTGDRLYRLPHHVSFIVSDPHERVRKEKITGKTLVRQLNLAGIGISSGSACHSGKLSPSPILLAMGFTPEEALGGIRLTLGRETTEAEIDWTAMVLKQVLDRLMPQLVTAGH
- a CDS encoding YiaA/YiaB family inner membrane protein, which translates into the protein MNKHNIVQDHSSAWVMQTWLSFIISVTATSLGIIYLPVDGWTKSFMGMGLAFTVGSTISLAKTQRDLHEAKKITSRIEEAKVEKLLAEHNNL
- a CDS encoding ferredoxin, with the translated sequence MAGFSPTPDRSGFEPELGGIFREVPERSGFEPELGGALRQKGVYVDEITCIGCKHCAHVAPNTFYIESEYGRSRVFNQDGDLEETIQEAIDTCPVDCIHWVDYSKLKELEEERKYQEIKQLGFPQKNRTIAAKKLKKQANH
- a CDS encoding DUF1995 family protein, which codes for MPQVPSTLEEAVEQAKEATKVALEAGCERIQVELVVPEIALQAQSLALEFTSLLEDYGSGLRVLFPDTGAAALARRDWGETVFQVSDLGSRFIPVDMKISEEDTAFLVVSPSAIEVNSVEKLCNLAGDRPVVLLIPQLEDVSVVGIGLAARQLRERFLSTLESSYYFRPLEGAVVLRSYPSLWQVWLGGEEDYQLIAEEPQKPTGERLDLLIAGAVTGNSDENESTQAPKPKKPGLLTNMQRFFRALSQ